The sequence below is a genomic window from Dictyostelium discoideum AX4 chromosome 5 chromosome, whole genome shotgun sequence.
AAACTCCAACTTTAGCATATTATGGTAGAAATCCACAACCTATACCAACAACTATTGAGAATGATTATGAATATGAAGAAAGTTCAATAGTTTGTTATATTGGTATGacaaaagattttaaaggtaaatTCTATCCAGAGAAAGCTGTAGCATTAGGTGTACCAAAAGGTATTTCATTTAAACATTTACAAGATGGCAAATCTGTGACAAATAAAGATGGAGTTACAATTACACCTGATCAAGTTATGGATAAATCGATTAAAGGTACAAAATTTGCAATCATTAGATGTCCatcaattgaatatttacCAAGTTTAAAATCACATCTTTCAATGTTTACAGATATTCATATTGTAAATCATATAGTTCCAAATGaagttttatcaaatttaaattatattaaatttatggAAGATATTAATCAACAATCAACAGCAGCAGCAATTAATACAAAACAtattattgtaaataatgaaaattgtgAAAGGGTTTCAGGTTGTCAATCATCtgataatcaaattttaaaacttcaaaAATTTATACCATCATTATTTCCAATGAAACAACAATCTAGTGAACATGATAGTTtagttaaatcaattgaatttttaaatgattcaaaaatattaaaagatcaAATTAATGTTTTCCCATGTAAAGAAActacaaatttaatattaggTCCACCACAAAATGCAGgtgatattgaatttttaccattaaataataataataatggcgAAGGTGGTGTtgattcaaatgaaaatgaaggtTCTTctgataataaatcaatggaagaatttataaatacagAACAAggtcaattatttaaaaaacaattagatCAACAAGTTGAACAATTAGAatcaaatccaaataaaTGTTGTCATccaaaaatattattcaCAGGTACAGGTTCAGCAATACCAAGTAAATATAGAAATGTTACAGGTAATTTCATAACATTGGCAGATGATCAAAATATTCTATTAGATGCAGGTGAAGGTACATTTGGTCAATTGTATCGTTTCTTTGGTCCAATTGAAGTGAAAAagcaattaattaatttgaaaatgatttggTTATCACATTTACATGCTGATCATCATTTAGGTATACCAAATATTTGTGAAAAAAGACAACAATATGCTCAAGAATTAGgtttaaaagataatgaatTAGAGccattaattataattggaCCAGAGGCATTGATTCAATGGGTTAATGAATTATCAgttattgtaaatttaaaattcattGGTATTGCTATCAATGGTAATCATTCAAATCAATTGGTACAAACTTgtaagaaattaaatattaaatcattttcaatggtACCTGTAATTCATTGTAATTATGCTTTTGGTTTAGTTATTGAATGGAATGATGGATTCAAATTAACTTATTCAGGTGATACTCGTCCTTGTAAATTCCTATCTGAAATGGGTAAAGATTCATGTGTACAAATTCATGAAGCAACTTTTGAAGATGAAAAACAAATGGATGCTGTCTCAAAAAGACATTCAACTGTTGGTGAAGCTTTAGAAGTTGGTAGATTAATGAATTGTAAATTCTCTTTATTAACTCATTTTAGTCAACGttatccaaatttaaaaatgggtACATATAAAGATACAAATTATGGTTTGGCAATTGATTTACTTCAAATTTCACCTTATCAATATCCATTAGTTTATAAAATGATTGAaccattttctttattatttgaaaatgaagctcaaaagaaattagataaaaaatcaactcaaccaacaacaacaagtaaATCAAAATCTACAAAAACagaagatgaaaataatacaattgaaaaagatgCTAAAAGATTAGAgaaatatca
It includes:
- a CDS encoding hypothetical protein (Similar to Mus musculus (Mouse). DNA segment, Chr 11, Wayne state University 80, expressed) encodes the protein MKSFLEITGENGDTPTTSYLFSDSDRYFFDCGDGFQRFIKGRSNITFGKIKSIFITSLSWDCIGGLIGLFLTMAELNIKVRLYGPKGLHKLFTSSREFQYQLNVEIYEVDSTIIQTIKDDSFTFYTLPITNKNNKDDDNDEIKSIIDESKTPTLAYYGRNPQPIPTTIENDYEYEESSIVCYIGMTKDFKGKFYPEKAVALGVPKGISFKHLQDGKSVTNKDGVTITPDQVMDKSIKGTKFAIIRCPSIEYLPSLKSHLSMFTDIHIVNHIVPNEVLSNLNYIKFMEDINQQSTAAAINTKHIIVNNENCERVSGCQSSDNQILKLQKFIPSLFPMKQQSSEHDSLVKSIEFLNDSKILKDQINVFPCKETTNLILGPPQNAGDIEFLPLNNNNNGEGGVDSNENEGSSDNKSMEEFINTEQGQLFKKQLDQQVEQLESNPNKCCHPKILFTGTGSAIPSKYRNVTGNFITLADDQNILLDAGEGTFGQLYRFFGPIEVKKQLINLKMIWLSHLHADHHLGIPNICEKRQQYAQELGLKDNELEPLIIIGPEALIQWVNELSVIVNLKFIGIAINGNHSNQLVQTCKKLNIKSFSMVPVIHCNYAFGLVIEWNDGFKLTYSGDTRPCKFLSEMGKDSCVQIHEATFEDEKQMDAVSKRHSTVGEALEVGRLMNCKFSLLTHFSQRYPNLKMGTYKDTNYGLAIDLLQISPYQYPLVYKMIEPFSLLFENEAQKKLDKKSTQPTTTSKSKSTKTEDENNTIEKDAKRLEKYQNKYKDEVILPAYVYNIDSNSLTLIENTFDDLSSQPQFEDD